The window CCCTCAGGTTAATGAACCTTTCTCATTAAAAAAACAATTGCATAAGAATAGAAAGCCTAGTAATGAAGACTTCGATAGTTATTATCAACGGATGAAGGAACAAATGGATCAAGAGTTGCGGAGTGAGGATGATACTTATTTTCAAATAAATGCTGGAGCCCTTCTGGGAGAAGCGACGTCCGTTGCTTATTTCATAAATGAGATTGAAAAATATGTGCGTAAGAATCCGTTCGGCGGCGCAGTGCCCTCAGCTTACTCTAATATTACGGAAGCACTATTCCAAGAATGGAAGGGGTTTGGTCCCGCTTGTCATTGGTTGAGTAATAAAGATTATGCAGAATCAACGGGGCTTCAGATTATTGGAAGAAAAATTTTCTATAATCGAAATGGTGGTTTTGTTCCCTACCCATATGATATGCCTTCTCTGGAGAGAGTTGAACAGTTAAAACGGTCATTGCTGAGAAGTGATGGCATGCTTCAGTTAAATAAAGATAACCCTTCCGTAGAATTTAAGATTGATGACCCCCTTTGGCCAGGGAGATTTATTCGAATAGCAATCTGGGTGAGTCCAAGAGTGTGGGAGGGTTATACAACTATATCGATGCGCCGGCAAGTTGTGGAGTTTCTAACATTAGATGATCAAGCAGGTACCGGTGCAATTCCAAAGGAAGCCGTGGCGATGCTACGCGCATTCTTAAAGACTTACAGAAATCGTATTATTGCTGGACCAGTCGAATCTGGTAAATCGACGTATGCAAATACGGAAGTCGGAGAGCAGCTCCTAGCTGCTACGAAGTGTTTGGGGTTAGTAATGATTGAAAAGCACCCGGAATCAACGTTACCACATGTAATTAATGGACACCGAATTATTCCAATTCAAGCGTCAAATGAAGAACTGATGGAGGTTGGTATCGAATCCCTTCGTCATGATCCAAACATAATTTTTATGACTGAAATGCGTTTTAATGAGTGGGAGTTTTATTTGTGGAGTGGGGAAAAAGGGTACGATGGGATTATTGGAACATTTCATACGGTGGACCCAGAAGACATTCCCTACCAGGGAGCATTTGCAGTATCAACGAGAGTGGGTGGAAGCCTAAAAGGGCATCTCATGTCTGCGTTGAAGGCTTGCGAGATTGTCTATATCTTCGGCAGCCGTGAGGATGGTACCAAAAGATTAATGCGGGTTTCTGAAGTATATTATGATGCAAAGAAAAATTCTGTGTTTGCTTGCGATTTAATGCGTTATGACAAAGAGATGGACAGTTGGACTTATCATGATCAGCTTACTCCAGATATTCTGCAGAAAATGAATAACAAGAATAAAGCTGCTACACAGGAGTTCATATCCCTTTTGAGTCAACTGGCTAAGAAGAAACCCATGACAAACCCAATTAAAGAGAGCATGAAATCAAAGATGGTGTTGAATGAAGTCTTGTAATCTGACTTTTCAAAAAGGGGGGTGATTTTTTGAATTCCATGGGTTCATATTTGTTCCGGATATTATTTCACCTTATCGTCGTGCTGGGAATATGGCAACTCATCCAGCCAACAATTGAACAACTTATCCGGAGAAATTCGCAGAAAAATGACTATCGTAGAGAAGTAACCCAAATACTATTGCAGGCTAAAGAAAAAAAGAATGCCAAAAATAAGAACAAGAGATCGACTTACATAGTGAAGCATTTGGAGGATTTAATGTATCTTGTTCAAAAAAACTACGAGCCTAAGCAGAGTGTATTTCGTTTTTTTACTCTAACGATTTTTATCTTTGGCGCCGTGTATCTTGTGACTTCACTCACGATGAACGAATTACCCAATCACCTAACTTTTGATAATCCTTTTATGGGGGGATTAAGGTCAATGAACGAGGAACAATGTCCTATAATTGGAGGTTCTCACTGTTCCTATCCTTGATTGGTGCACTTTTACCGTATATCCGTTTGCGATATAAGTATTCTCTAAAGAGTGTAAAAGCAAGTTTTGATCTACTCGATGTAGTTAAAATTCTCTCGAAGTATACCTACTTGTCTGTTGATAAGGCGTTGGATAAAACATCTGATTTTCTTGAAGAGGATAATGTCCTAAAGCGGCCGCTTCGGATCCTCGCGGCTGCCTTTGCAAATTACAGTAATGAAAAGGAACTCCAACGAGCAGCTAATCGGTTTGCTGATTCTATCTCAACAACATTTGCCAGAGTATTTATTTCTGATCTGTTATATGCAGAAAGAGAAGGTTCACACGTTCTTTCCGCTTCTCTCCTTGAACTCAACATGTCTATGGAGCAGCAGCGGGAAACGATCATAACTGTAAAAACAGCAAACAATGACCCAATCACTCTCGGTTTATATGTAAATCTTATTCTTTTGGTTTTTGTTATTGGGACATTCATGCTGATGCTTACCCCTAGTGTGTATTATAAGCTGCAATTCCAGACACAAATTGGCTTATATTTTTTAGGTTTTATTGTCGGAAGTTTATTCTTGGCTTTTGCCATCAGTATGATTCTTGCAAGACCGAAGCTTGACTATCAGTAAAGGATGTTGACGCATGGATAGAATTTTTCTTATTATCTCGGCTGTTGGAATCTCCTATTTGGCATATCTTATCTTCGCAGCAATGGGGAAAAAGAACGAGAAGGATCCCATAATTAAACAAATGAATCTGATGGCTGTTCAAGGGAAATTCGAGAGTGAGAAACTCCAAAAACTACTGAATAATGCAGGACTCCAGGTGTCATCACGGAAAATCAATTTGTTCCGATTTTCAGCAGCTGCA of the Paenibacillus sonchi genome contains:
- a CDS encoding ATPase, T2SS/T4P/T4SS family; protein product: MTIVKSPISFKQDHIPQVNEPFSLKKQLHKNRKPSNEDFDSYYQRMKEQMDQELRSEDDTYFQINAGALLGEATSVAYFINEIEKYVRKNPFGGAVPSAYSNITEALFQEWKGFGPACHWLSNKDYAESTGLQIIGRKIFYNRNGGFVPYPYDMPSLERVEQLKRSLLRSDGMLQLNKDNPSVEFKIDDPLWPGRFIRIAIWVSPRVWEGYTTISMRRQVVEFLTLDDQAGTGAIPKEAVAMLRAFLKTYRNRIIAGPVESGKSTYANTEVGEQLLAATKCLGLVMIEKHPESTLPHVINGHRIIPIQASNEELMEVGIESLRHDPNIIFMTEMRFNEWEFYLWSGEKGYDGIIGTFHTVDPEDIPYQGAFAVSTRVGGSLKGHLMSALKACEIVYIFGSREDGTKRLMRVSEVYYDAKKNSVFACDLMRYDKEMDSWTYHDQLTPDILQKMNNKNKAATQEFISLLSQLAKKKPMTNPIKESMKSKMVLNEVL